A stretch of Saccharothrix texasensis DNA encodes these proteins:
- a CDS encoding NAD(P)/FAD-dependent oxidoreductase: MDVLIIGGGVLGLSTAVRLAGGGLSVTVVEPEAGGGGASRAAGAMLGCFGEITAAGLRSDAFAARHALALRTRALWPGWAAELADHGGGDLLNRFGTDVVLNAAGADVVDTRNFAAIEAAVKDAGEEHSVEQGSPWAADLPQQRERPFATLHLPHEGSVPADRLLTALRATALARGVRFVDDAVSEVTVGVGGRLESVVLRSGVRFTPRHAVVAAGAFSRRLAEAVADLPPVMPVVAGVGVSVVVSAPGIGAALGRVVRTPNRAFACGLHAIPRSRDVIYIGATNVVHTDPRAHAPTQDVHFLIECAMRQLPVDVAEAGIVQVQTGNRPVPLDGAPVLGMTAVDGLWFLTGTYRDGLFLSPLLSQQLADAIIGGHTEVPGWEMFGPHRARIGAGDRQTVVDEAVAHSMASGFETDWGLSNYWLRMVKGSFRSALRSVADRIADDAMPVPEVLARIPNQPGLLRLVNDYDKATARAGSGVSG, encoded by the coding sequence ATGGACGTACTGATCATCGGCGGTGGTGTGCTCGGCCTGAGCACGGCGGTGCGGCTCGCGGGCGGCGGTCTGTCGGTGACGGTCGTCGAGCCGGAGGCGGGAGGAGGCGGCGCCAGTCGTGCGGCCGGCGCCATGCTCGGCTGCTTCGGCGAGATCACCGCGGCGGGCCTGCGCAGCGACGCGTTCGCGGCGAGGCACGCGCTCGCCCTGCGGACACGGGCGCTCTGGCCCGGTTGGGCGGCCGAACTCGCCGACCACGGCGGCGGTGACCTGCTGAACCGCTTCGGCACCGACGTCGTCCTCAACGCGGCCGGAGCCGACGTGGTCGACACCCGGAACTTCGCCGCGATCGAGGCCGCGGTGAAGGACGCCGGCGAGGAGCACTCGGTCGAGCAGGGCAGCCCCTGGGCAGCGGACCTGCCCCAGCAGCGGGAACGGCCGTTCGCCACCCTGCACCTGCCGCACGAGGGCAGCGTCCCGGCGGACCGGCTGCTCACCGCGCTCCGCGCGACCGCGCTCGCCCGCGGGGTGCGGTTCGTGGACGACGCGGTGAGCGAGGTGACGGTCGGCGTCGGCGGCAGGCTCGAATCGGTCGTGCTCCGGTCGGGCGTCCGGTTCACCCCGCGCCACGCGGTGGTGGCGGCGGGCGCGTTCAGCCGTCGACTGGCCGAAGCCGTCGCGGACCTCCCGCCGGTGATGCCCGTCGTCGCGGGGGTCGGTGTCTCGGTCGTGGTGTCGGCGCCCGGCATCGGCGCCGCGCTCGGCAGGGTGGTCCGCACCCCCAACCGGGCGTTCGCCTGCGGGTTGCACGCCATCCCCCGCTCACGGGACGTGATCTACATCGGCGCGACGAACGTCGTCCACACCGATCCGCGCGCCCACGCGCCCACGCAGGACGTGCACTTCCTGATCGAATGCGCCATGCGCCAGTTGCCCGTCGACGTGGCAGAGGCCGGGATCGTCCAGGTGCAGACCGGCAACCGGCCCGTCCCCCTGGACGGGGCGCCGGTGCTCGGCATGACAGCGGTCGACGGCCTGTGGTTCCTCACCGGGACCTACCGGGACGGCCTCTTCCTGTCGCCGCTGCTGTCCCAGCAGCTCGCCGACGCCATCATCGGCGGTCACACCGAGGTCCCGGGGTGGGAGATGTTCGGTCCGCACCGCGCGCGGATCGGAGCCGGAGACCGGCAGACGGTGGTGGACGAGGCCGTCGCCCACTCGATGGCGAGCGGGTTCGAGACCGACTGGGGTCTGTCGAACTACTGGCTGCGCATGGTCAAGGGGAGCTTCCGCTCGGCGCTGCGGTCGGTCGCCGACCGGATCGCCGACGACGCCATGCCCGTGCCCGAGGTGCTCGCGCGGATTCCCAACCAGCCAGGTCTGCTCCGACTGGTCAACGACTACGACAAGGCCACGGCCCGAGCGGGGTCGGGCGTCAGTGGATGA
- a CDS encoding MFS transporter: MASSLFLVQFGLLYTSICLPILVLDRYGTVTDLAYAFGARIIPSVLMAPVAARMLTQWDARKLAAVSSVLMAAVTGVLPFAEDFVVFTLLLAAVGITSSVAVAGRMAVRGRVAAAADPVRVNSIVVGAQRVAMLTAPLAAGTTTSAANVALGFLLEAVLLVASSVLLLRLPVPAPPAADPSGARGPSGLLGAVKTYANIVLRPSLAVGPATLSTYGYMIYLGLRQVLLPLYLIDALGRPVSALGFVYTASAIGGIAGAVAARSLSPRRGFIGVFVWCTVIEAVMFSTLFLKENLVWLLVVFLVSGFLEAAATAIFFVIVQTELGNDEQGVFFSFFVPQCELFIGFGVLLAGAFAGVDLLYSLGGTSLVVLLVPLLLFTLPRRRTAQQT, from the coding sequence TTGGCCTCGTCGCTGTTCCTGGTGCAGTTCGGGCTCCTCTACACGTCGATCTGTCTGCCCATCCTCGTGCTGGACCGGTACGGAACGGTCACCGACCTGGCGTACGCCTTCGGCGCACGGATCATCCCGTCTGTCCTCATGGCACCCGTCGCCGCGCGCATGCTCACCCAGTGGGACGCGCGGAAGCTGGCCGCGGTCTCCTCCGTGCTCATGGCCGCCGTCACCGGGGTCCTGCCGTTCGCCGAGGACTTCGTGGTGTTCACGCTGCTGCTCGCGGCAGTGGGCATCACGTCGTCCGTCGCGGTCGCGGGCCGGATGGCGGTCCGGGGTCGCGTCGCGGCCGCAGCGGATCCGGTGCGGGTCAACTCCATCGTCGTCGGCGCCCAACGCGTCGCGATGCTGACCGCCCCGTTGGCGGCGGGCACCACCACGTCCGCGGCCAACGTCGCGCTCGGTTTCCTCCTCGAAGCGGTCCTGCTCGTGGCGTCCTCGGTGCTGCTCCTGCGCTTGCCGGTCCCCGCGCCGCCCGCGGCCGACCCGTCCGGGGCGCGGGGGCCCTCCGGTCTCCTCGGGGCGGTGAAGACGTACGCGAACATCGTCTTGCGACCGTCGCTCGCGGTCGGTCCCGCGACGCTGTCCACCTACGGGTACATGATCTACCTCGGGCTCCGCCAGGTGCTGTTGCCGCTGTACCTGATCGACGCCCTGGGGCGGCCGGTGAGCGCGCTTGGGTTCGTCTACACCGCTTCGGCGATCGGTGGCATAGCCGGGGCCGTGGCCGCGAGATCCCTCTCCCCCCGTCGGGGATTCATCGGCGTGTTCGTGTGGTGCACGGTGATCGAGGCGGTGATGTTCTCGACCCTGTTCCTCAAGGAAAACCTCGTGTGGCTGCTCGTCGTCTTCCTGGTCTCGGGATTCCTGGAGGCCGCGGCCACCGCCATCTTCTTCGTGATAGTCCAGACCGAACTCGGCAACGACGAGCAGGGGGTCTTCTTCAGCTTCTTCGTCCCGCAGTGCGAACTCTTCATCGGTTTCGGGGTGCTGCTGGCCGGAGCGTTCGCCGGCGTGGACCTGCTCTACTCGCTGGGCGGGACGTCGCTCGTGGTCCTCCTGGTCCCGCTGCTGTTGTTCACACTGCCGAGGCGCAGGACCGCGCAGCAGACGTGA
- a CDS encoding (2Fe-2S)-binding protein has protein sequence MSPVMFSLHEPGDGHPGREDGGTAPAGTGTIRRADPAAVAAALASTAVTSPYFTVDEDLTGRSLSAFHDDRAVLAEAVRRVGAHFGTREARVAASTFQFLVAAGLWSVALGALAHGGVVPDLRRLRCRIGEDASVRLSLPEPGGWTTGGDPVPLLRRTVVEEHLKPLHARLRAVVKVADGLLWGNAAAAVRSALRPLPAGLAELGDRLLSAPPLRGSLSPDGTRRSCCLFYRTPDGHTCRVCPLTGAAVTRHQGHHT, from the coding sequence GTGAGTCCAGTGATGTTCTCGCTGCACGAACCGGGGGACGGCCACCCCGGCCGGGAGGATGGGGGCACCGCACCGGCCGGGACGGGCACGATCCGGCGTGCCGACCCCGCCGCCGTCGCGGCCGCCCTGGCTTCGACGGCGGTGACGAGCCCGTACTTCACCGTCGACGAGGATCTCACCGGCCGGTCCTTGAGCGCGTTTCACGACGACCGCGCCGTCCTGGCCGAGGCCGTTCGGCGGGTGGGCGCGCACTTCGGGACGAGGGAGGCGCGCGTGGCCGCCTCGACGTTCCAGTTCCTGGTGGCGGCGGGGCTGTGGTCGGTCGCTCTCGGGGCGCTGGCCCACGGCGGTGTCGTGCCCGACCTTCGCCGGCTGCGGTGCCGGATCGGCGAGGACGCGTCCGTGCGGCTCTCCCTGCCCGAGCCGGGCGGCTGGACGACCGGCGGCGATCCCGTGCCGCTACTGCGGCGAACCGTCGTCGAGGAGCACCTGAAGCCGCTGCACGCCAGGTTGCGCGCCGTGGTCAAGGTGGCGGACGGACTGCTGTGGGGCAACGCCGCCGCGGCCGTGCGCAGTGCCCTGCGCCCCCTACCCGCCGGCCTCGCCGAACTCGGCGACCGCCTGCTGAGCGCACCACCGCTGCGCGGCTCGCTGTCCCCTGACGGCACCCGACGCAGTTGCTGCCTGTTCTACCGCACGCCCGACGGTCACACGTGCCGCGTCTGCCCGCTCACCGGGGCCGCTGTCACGAGGCACCAGGGACACCACACCTGA
- a CDS encoding cytochrome P450 — MRPAQAPRHYPFREPTALELEPEYAHLREHEPLSRVSLPHGGDAWLAVRHADVRTVLSDPRFSRAALLDRDVPRASPRRHTDATLHTVDPPEHTRLRRLVAAAFSPRRIERLAQHAQHVTDELLDRIEEQGPPADLIAGFAVPVPVAVICQMLGVPVADREEFAGWIDVALATTAFSSEEIHAAFAKLKDYVADLVATRRREPSDDLLGALVEARDTEDRLSEDELVVLGVTLLYAGLETTTSELGNGIYTLLTHPDQLAALRADPSLIDRAVDELLRFNPLVTSAGFTRIALEDVELGGVLVRAGDAVMVHPDAANRDGRVFDRPDEPDVTRRPNPHLAFGFGLHYCVAAQLAKAELRVAIGSLVRRFPTLRLAVAEEELSWRHGRMARGLDRLPVTWSSAS, encoded by the coding sequence ATGCGACCCGCGCAAGCACCTCGCCACTACCCGTTCCGCGAGCCGACCGCGTTGGAGTTGGAGCCGGAGTACGCGCACCTCCGGGAGCACGAACCGCTCAGCCGCGTCTCCCTGCCCCACGGCGGTGACGCCTGGCTGGCCGTGCGGCACGCCGACGTCCGCACGGTGCTCAGCGACCCGCGGTTCAGCCGGGCGGCGCTGCTGGACCGCGACGTGCCCCGCGCCTCGCCCCGCAGGCACACCGACGCGACGCTGCACACGGTGGACCCGCCCGAGCACACCCGGCTGCGCCGCCTGGTCGCCGCCGCGTTCAGCCCCCGGCGGATCGAGCGCCTGGCGCAACACGCCCAGCACGTCACCGACGAGCTGCTCGACCGGATCGAGGAGCAGGGACCGCCCGCCGACCTGATCGCGGGCTTCGCGGTGCCAGTGCCGGTGGCGGTGATCTGCCAGATGCTGGGCGTGCCGGTGGCCGACCGCGAGGAGTTCGCCGGCTGGATCGACGTCGCCCTGGCCACCACCGCGTTCTCCAGCGAGGAGATCCACGCCGCGTTCGCGAAGCTGAAGGACTACGTGGCGGACCTGGTCGCCACCCGCCGCCGCGAGCCGAGCGACGACCTGCTCGGCGCCCTGGTCGAGGCACGCGACACCGAGGACCGGCTCAGCGAGGACGAGCTGGTCGTGCTGGGCGTGACCCTGCTCTACGCCGGTCTGGAGACCACCACCAGCGAACTGGGCAACGGCATCTACACCCTGCTCACCCACCCCGACCAGCTCGCCGCGCTGCGCGCCGACCCGTCGCTCATCGATCGCGCCGTGGACGAGCTGCTGCGCTTCAACCCCTTGGTCACCTCGGCGGGGTTCACCCGCATCGCCCTGGAGGACGTCGAACTGGGCGGCGTGCTCGTCCGCGCCGGTGACGCGGTGATGGTGCACCCCGACGCAGCCAACCGCGACGGACGGGTCTTCGACCGCCCCGACGAACCCGACGTGACCCGCAGGCCGAACCCGCACCTGGCGTTCGGGTTCGGCCTGCACTACTGCGTCGCCGCGCAACTGGCCAAAGCCGAACTGCGCGTGGCCATCGGCTCCCTGGTGCGCCGCTTCCCGACCCTGCGCCTCGCGGTCGCCGAGGAGGAGCTGTCCTGGCGGCACGGCAGGATGGCGCGCGGCCTGGACCGGCTCCCCGTCACCTGGTCTTCCGCATCCTGA
- a CDS encoding N5-glutamine methyltransferase family protein, producing MDDIIARLRDAGVPQPGYEARRITAWAARRSADGRPAITVDEVVRRRVDGELLAHVLGETMFMGRSFACGPDTFPPQPASRLVVEGAIEHALTTTDPRVVDLCCGVGALGVSVCLGLGGGTLVGYDISATALEFARTNARAHGVRASFIEADIGDPGRVPRECADVVIANPPYFGVADPVDNDARRFPREAVFADDEGRWLVRLCVRVGAEALRPGGVLVVEHHERMDAVVAAVDVGDMTLVAQTRSASARFMAVSCFRR from the coding sequence GTGGACGACATCATCGCGCGCCTGCGCGACGCGGGAGTGCCGCAACCGGGCTACGAGGCCCGCCGGATCACGGCGTGGGCCGCCCGCCGCTCCGCAGACGGCCGGCCGGCGATCACCGTCGACGAGGTGGTCAGGCGTCGTGTGGACGGCGAGCTGCTCGCGCACGTCCTCGGCGAGACGATGTTCATGGGCCGCTCGTTCGCGTGCGGCCCCGACACCTTCCCGCCGCAACCGGCCTCTCGCCTGGTCGTCGAGGGCGCGATCGAGCACGCGCTCACGACCACCGACCCCCGCGTCGTCGATCTCTGCTGCGGCGTCGGGGCGCTGGGCGTCTCCGTGTGCCTGGGCCTCGGCGGCGGCACGCTCGTCGGGTACGACATATCCGCGACGGCCCTGGAGTTCGCGCGCACGAACGCCCGCGCCCACGGGGTGCGGGCGAGCTTCATCGAAGCCGACATCGGCGACCCCGGGCGCGTGCCGCGGGAGTGCGCCGACGTCGTCATCGCCAACCCGCCCTACTTCGGCGTGGCCGACCCGGTGGACAACGACGCCCGGCGCTTCCCGCGGGAGGCGGTGTTCGCCGACGACGAAGGCAGGTGGCTGGTGCGGCTCTGCGTGCGGGTCGGCGCGGAAGCACTGCGGCCGGGTGGCGTGCTCGTGGTCGAGCACCACGAGCGCATGGACGCGGTGGTGGCGGCCGTCGACGTCGGCGACATGACCCTGGTTGCGCAAACCCGCTCCGCCTCGGCGAGGTTCATGGCCGTCTCGTGCTTCCGCCGGTGA
- a CDS encoding MaoC family dehydratase, with protein sequence MRGKPLGARRPDSILERSWNPALIAEFDRCTHGAVGARPARTPPIVFLASLSLDLDPLVRLLGEAGSDLAAAGAVHVGEEMDVVTDVQPEGRCVVTTGVRLVKPTAHGSVIGLVAVAETAAGLPLWRKRSTVHAGVRLPRLGSAPLTRLACAAREASGEAWTVPKSFPNDYSRFGDHNPLHLDDAVAHAAGFDRRPAHGLGLVAVALTAPDRRARAPRRLRAAFRRPVLVDDTVRFTAVAAGTGAEHIGISTDTDPEPAIVVVTEWDRYGRGTELVHTEETWTY encoded by the coding sequence GTGAGAGGCAAGCCGCTCGGCGCCAGGAGGCCGGATTCCATCCTGGAGCGGTCCTGGAACCCCGCCCTCATCGCCGAGTTCGACCGCTGCACCCACGGTGCGGTCGGCGCGCGGCCGGCGCGCACACCGCCGATCGTGTTCCTTGCCTCCCTCTCCCTCGACCTCGACCCGCTGGTCCGGCTGCTCGGCGAAGCGGGCAGCGACCTCGCCGCGGCGGGTGCGGTGCACGTCGGCGAGGAGATGGACGTCGTCACCGACGTCCAGCCGGAGGGGCGGTGCGTGGTCACCACCGGCGTCCGGCTGGTGAAGCCGACGGCGCACGGCAGCGTCATCGGCCTCGTCGCGGTCGCCGAGACCGCAGCAGGGCTTCCGCTGTGGCGGAAGAGGTCCACCGTCCACGCGGGTGTCCGGTTGCCCAGACTGGGGAGCGCGCCGTTGACCCGGCTCGCCTGCGCGGCCCGGGAAGCGAGCGGTGAGGCGTGGACGGTGCCGAAGAGCTTCCCGAACGACTACAGCCGCTTCGGCGACCACAACCCGCTGCACCTCGACGACGCGGTGGCGCACGCCGCCGGTTTCGACCGCAGGCCCGCGCACGGGCTGGGCTTGGTGGCGGTCGCGCTGACGGCCCCGGACCGCCGCGCGCGAGCACCCAGGAGGCTCCGGGCTGCGTTCCGCAGACCCGTGCTGGTCGACGACACCGTGCGGTTCACCGCAGTCGCCGCAGGGACCGGCGCCGAACACATCGGGATCTCCACCGACACCGATCCCGAACCCGCGATCGTCGTGGTGACCGAGTGGGACAGGTACGGCAGGGGGACTGAACTCGTGCACACGGAGGAAACATGGACGTACTGA
- a CDS encoding AMP-binding protein, whose translation MDELAGVVLGRAHAWAGSTFGLTRRDAACREVDALLGPVLSDEPQPVLVSLPFSATFIRVVETLVARGCPVVVGNPVNPALLDGSLAAAAGAGWRIHSPGPGADGEPRAALTRLDTRHDRPDLSAALIFPTSGTTGHAKLVTRTLSSISAEVERYRDYYARLGVHEGSRLTVLCSPLHTYGFFGGIVMSMDLGCAVGIPARHSLDGYRDALAADATVLLIPDQFRLVAAALPPSAEVVLVSAGSRLGEDHVRVVDAHPGVQICQLFGTTETGFVTGAQPTDPILSVGPPTARTRISDDGVLEVDTGSSPYLGGAARASTGAHWHSTGDLARVEGGLLHIEGRRDLVINVEGRKVDLEQVESVVEALPEVRAALARARGAAGYVLLVEGSAGRDAIEARLRSVAPDYMLPRDILFAEVPRTPSGKKRRAPQD comes from the coding sequence GTGGATGAACTCGCCGGCGTGGTCCTCGGCCGCGCGCACGCCTGGGCAGGAAGCACCTTCGGCCTGACCCGCCGGGACGCGGCCTGCCGCGAAGTCGACGCCCTGCTGGGGCCGGTGCTCTCCGACGAGCCGCAACCGGTGCTCGTGTCGCTGCCGTTCTCGGCCACGTTCATCCGCGTCGTCGAAACGCTCGTGGCACGGGGGTGCCCGGTCGTGGTCGGCAATCCCGTCAACCCGGCGCTGCTCGACGGGTCGTTGGCCGCCGCGGCGGGCGCTGGCTGGCGGATCCACAGCCCGGGTCCGGGCGCGGACGGCGAACCGCGCGCCGCCCTGACCCGGCTCGACACCCGTCACGACCGGCCGGACCTCTCCGCGGCCCTGATCTTCCCGACGTCGGGGACCACCGGTCACGCCAAGCTGGTCACGCGCACGTTGTCGTCCATCTCGGCCGAGGTGGAGCGCTACCGCGACTACTACGCCCGCCTCGGCGTCCACGAGGGCAGTCGGCTGACCGTGCTGTGCTCGCCGCTGCACACCTACGGGTTCTTCGGCGGGATCGTCATGTCGATGGACCTGGGGTGCGCGGTCGGGATCCCGGCGCGGCACTCGCTCGACGGCTACCGCGACGCCCTCGCGGCCGACGCGACCGTCCTCCTCATCCCCGACCAGTTCCGGCTCGTGGCCGCGGCCCTGCCGCCGAGCGCCGAGGTGGTCCTGGTCTCGGCGGGCAGCAGGCTCGGCGAGGACCACGTCCGCGTGGTGGACGCCCACCCCGGCGTGCAGATTTGCCAGCTCTTCGGCACGACCGAGACCGGATTCGTCACCGGGGCGCAGCCGACCGACCCGATCCTGTCCGTGGGGCCCCCGACTGCGCGCACCCGCATCTCCGACGACGGGGTGCTCGAGGTCGACACCGGGTCGTCGCCCTACCTGGGCGGCGCCGCGCGGGCGTCGACCGGCGCACACTGGCACTCGACCGGTGACCTCGCCCGGGTCGAGGGCGGGCTCCTGCACATCGAGGGCAGGCGGGACCTCGTCATCAACGTCGAGGGCCGCAAGGTCGACCTGGAGCAGGTCGAGTCCGTCGTCGAGGCACTTCCCGAGGTGCGGGCCGCCCTGGCCCGCGCGCGGGGGGCCGCGGGCTACGTCCTGCTCGTGGAGGGCTCTGCCGGCAGGGACGCGATCGAGGCCCGGCTGCGCTCGGTGGCCCCGGACTACATGCTGCCCCGCGACATCCTGTTCGCCGAGGTGCCCCGAACACCGTCGGGCAAGAAGAGGCGGGCGCCACAAGACTGA
- a CDS encoding class I SAM-dependent methyltransferase — protein MRFRTSYEGPLGDHFAHRATDSPYNAHTDRPAVLALADDPTGLSVLDVGCGAGHYIAELRARGAAAVFGVEGSETLLGHARARIGDDPAVTLRRHDLEEPLAFLDTGSFDLVVMALVHHHVEARRQLLAEVHRVLRPGGVLLVSTTHPAADWTWHGGSYFDEGRVESSVGDGFTISYRRMTLQTFLNELLDAGFTLERVVEPQATEEARHVDERRYLKTRQTPFFLAVRMRKTR, from the coding sequence ATGCGCTTCCGCACCTCCTACGAGGGTCCTCTCGGTGACCATTTCGCGCACCGGGCCACCGACAGTCCCTACAACGCCCACACCGACCGCCCGGCCGTGCTCGCCTTGGCGGATGACCCCACCGGGTTGAGCGTCCTCGACGTCGGGTGCGGCGCCGGGCACTACATCGCCGAGTTGCGCGCACGGGGCGCGGCCGCGGTCTTCGGTGTCGAAGGCAGCGAGACGCTGCTCGGTCACGCGCGGGCGCGCATCGGGGACGACCCGGCGGTGACGCTGCGCCGCCACGACCTGGAAGAGCCGCTGGCGTTCCTCGACACCGGCTCGTTCGACCTGGTGGTGATGGCCTTGGTGCACCACCACGTCGAAGCACGCCGGCAGTTGCTCGCCGAGGTGCACCGCGTGCTGCGACCGGGTGGCGTCCTGCTCGTGTCCACGACCCACCCCGCCGCCGACTGGACCTGGCACGGCGGGTCGTACTTCGACGAGGGGCGCGTCGAGTCCAGCGTGGGCGACGGGTTCACCATCAGCTACCGCCGCATGACGCTCCAGACGTTCCTGAACGAGCTGCTCGACGCCGGCTTCACGTTGGAGCGCGTCGTCGAACCGCAGGCCACCGAGGAGGCCCGTCACGTCGACGAGCGGCGGTACCTCAAGACGCGGCAGACGCCGTTCTTCCTCGCCGTCAGGATGCGGAAGACCAGGTGA
- a CDS encoding GDSL-type esterase/lipase family protein: protein MTSRMTYAALGSSFAAGPGIAPLVDTNAARSGRNYPSLLAAALGAELVDLTVSGATIATILDEPQVTLTGVEFPPQVDGIPAAADLVTVTAGGNDLRYAGSLLTTAWNRVEPDGPMADVLTADYGTTIPAPTSADVDRTAAGLARVVDEVRRRAPRARVVLVDYLTVIGPRTEPAPGIPFTPEEIMALRAVQEALEAACALAADRTGADLVAVSRVSRTHALGAPEPWLQPFTRNLARTAASFHPNAAGMAAVAAEVGKALRHGDPTRPVGLGDVGR from the coding sequence GTGACGTCCCGGATGACCTACGCCGCCCTGGGCAGCTCCTTCGCCGCCGGTCCGGGCATCGCCCCGCTGGTGGACACCAACGCCGCCCGCTCCGGTCGCAACTACCCGAGCCTGCTCGCCGCCGCGCTGGGGGCGGAACTGGTGGACCTGACCGTCTCCGGCGCGACGATCGCCACGATCCTCGACGAACCCCAGGTGACCCTGACCGGCGTGGAGTTCCCGCCCCAGGTCGACGGCATCCCCGCGGCGGCGGACCTGGTCACCGTCACCGCCGGCGGCAACGACCTGCGCTACGCGGGCTCGCTGCTGACCACCGCCTGGAACCGCGTCGAACCCGACGGCCCGATGGCCGACGTGCTCACGGCGGACTACGGCACCACCATCCCCGCCCCTACCTCCGCAGACGTCGACCGGACCGCCGCCGGCCTCGCCCGGGTGGTCGACGAAGTCCGCCGCCGGGCCCCGCGCGCCCGGGTCGTCCTGGTCGACTACCTGACCGTCATCGGCCCCCGCACCGAACCCGCCCCGGGCATCCCCTTCACCCCGGAGGAGATCATGGCCCTGCGCGCCGTCCAGGAAGCCCTGGAAGCGGCCTGCGCACTGGCCGCCGACCGCACCGGCGCCGACCTCGTCGCGGTGTCGCGGGTGAGCCGCACCCACGCCCTCGGCGCGCCCGAGCCGTGGCTCCAGCCGTTCACCCGCAACCTCGCCAGGACCGCCGCGTCCTTCCACCCCAACGCCGCCGGCATGGCGGCCGTCGCGGCCGAGGTCGGCAAGGCCCTGCGCCACGGCGACCCCACCCGACCCGTCGGTCTGGGCGACGTCGGGCGGTGA
- a CDS encoding TIGR03617 family F420-dependent LLM class oxidoreductase: MKVDMQIGEPWTLAGFAEQARYAQEHGYSGVWSAEAAHDPFLPLVSAASAAPRVDLGTAIAVAFARNPMSLAHTAHDLATLSGGRFLLGLGSQVRSHVERRFGMPWGHPARRMREFIQALRAIWASWNTGERLAFRGEFYSHTLTTPFFAPPPCPSGPPKVYLAAVGDRMTEVAGSVCDGLIPHSFTTERYLRERTLPLVHRALTASGRDPAGFSVNLAGLVVTGATEEAMAVADRRVREQIAFYGSTTDYVGVLELHGWAELGSELNRLARSSRDDRWRTMGDLIDDEVLHAFAVVAEPDRLGDAVAARFGDVVDRFRFYAPYEHHPGMLLPAVDVLNLRAER, from the coding sequence GTGAAGGTCGACATGCAGATCGGCGAGCCGTGGACGCTGGCGGGCTTCGCGGAGCAGGCGCGGTACGCCCAGGAGCACGGCTACTCGGGTGTGTGGAGCGCCGAGGCGGCACACGACCCGTTCCTCCCCTTGGTGTCCGCCGCGTCGGCCGCGCCCCGGGTGGACCTCGGCACGGCCATCGCCGTGGCGTTCGCCCGCAACCCGATGAGCCTGGCCCACACCGCCCACGACCTCGCCACGCTGTCGGGTGGTCGGTTCCTGCTGGGTCTCGGCAGCCAGGTGCGATCGCACGTTGAGCGGCGGTTCGGCATGCCGTGGGGCCACCCGGCGCGTCGGATGCGCGAGTTCATCCAGGCCCTGCGGGCGATCTGGGCCTCGTGGAACACGGGGGAGAGGCTGGCCTTCCGCGGCGAGTTCTACTCCCACACGCTGACGACGCCGTTCTTCGCCCCGCCCCCGTGCCCATCGGGACCGCCGAAGGTCTACCTGGCCGCAGTCGGTGACCGGATGACGGAGGTGGCCGGAAGCGTCTGCGACGGCCTGATCCCGCATTCGTTCACCACCGAGCGCTACTTGCGCGAGCGGACGCTGCCGTTGGTCCACCGCGCGCTGACCGCATCCGGCCGGGATCCGGCCGGGTTCTCGGTGAACCTGGCGGGCCTGGTGGTGACCGGGGCGACGGAGGAAGCGATGGCGGTCGCGGACCGGCGCGTCCGCGAGCAGATCGCCTTCTACGGCAGCACCACCGACTACGTCGGCGTGCTCGAACTGCACGGGTGGGCCGAGTTGGGCAGCGAGCTCAACCGGCTCGCCCGCAGCAGCCGCGACGACCGTTGGCGGACGATGGGCGACCTCATCGACGACGAGGTGCTGCACGCCTTCGCCGTGGTCGCGGAGCCGGACCGTCTCGGTGACGCCGTGGCCGCGCGCTTCGGGGACGTCGTGGACCGGTTCAGGTTCTACGCGCCCTACGAGCACCACCCTGGGATGTTGCTGCCCGCTGTCGACGTGCTGAACCTCCGCGCCGAGCGGTGA